A part of Variovorax sp. HW608 genomic DNA contains:
- the sucD gene encoding succinate--CoA ligase subunit alpha, which translates to MSIYINKDTKVITQGITGKTGQFHTEKCQEYANGKNCFVAGVNPKKAGESIFNIPIYGSVKEAAQQTGATVSVIYVPPPGAAAAIWEAVEADLDMAICITEGIPVRDMLEVRNKMKAKEAAGGKKTLLLGPNCPGLITPDEIKIGIMPGHIHRKGRIGVVSRSGTLTYEAVAQLTEIGLGQSSAVGIGGDPINGLKHIDVMKAFNDDPDTDAVIMIGEIGGPDEADAARWCKENMKKPVVGFIAGVTAPPGKRMGHAGALISGGADTADAKLAIMEECGFTVTRNFSELAKRLKALL; encoded by the coding sequence ATGTCGATCTACATCAACAAAGACACCAAAGTCATCACGCAGGGCATCACCGGCAAGACCGGCCAGTTCCACACCGAGAAGTGCCAGGAATACGCGAACGGCAAGAACTGCTTCGTCGCCGGCGTGAATCCGAAGAAGGCCGGCGAGTCGATCTTCAACATCCCGATCTACGGCTCGGTCAAGGAAGCCGCCCAGCAGACCGGCGCGACCGTGTCGGTGATCTACGTGCCGCCACCCGGGGCCGCTGCCGCGATCTGGGAAGCCGTCGAGGCCGACCTCGACATGGCGATCTGCATCACCGAAGGCATTCCGGTGCGCGACATGCTCGAAGTGCGCAACAAGATGAAGGCCAAGGAAGCCGCCGGCGGCAAGAAGACGCTGCTGCTCGGCCCGAACTGCCCCGGCCTGATCACGCCCGACGAGATCAAGATCGGCATCATGCCCGGCCACATCCACCGCAAGGGCCGCATCGGCGTGGTCAGCCGCTCCGGCACGCTGACCTATGAAGCCGTGGCGCAACTCACCGAAATCGGCCTCGGCCAGTCGAGCGCTGTCGGCATCGGCGGCGACCCGATCAACGGCCTCAAGCACATCGACGTCATGAAGGCCTTCAACGACGATCCCGATACCGACGCCGTGATCATGATCGGCGAGATCGGCGGTCCGGACGAGGCCGACGCCGCCCGCTGGTGCAAGGAAAACATGAAGAAGCCGGTGGTCGGCTTCATCGCCGGCGTGACGGCGCCTCCCGGCAAGCGCATGGGCCATGCCGGCGCGCTGATCTCCGGCGGCGCCGACACCGCGGACGCCAAGCTGGCGATCATGGAAGAATGCGGCTTCACCGTCACCCGCAACTTCTCGGAACTGGCAAAACGCCTGAAGGCGCTGCTCTGA
- a CDS encoding TerC family protein yields MEFLQTTDFWIGLLKIVWINIILSGDNAVVIAMAARALPPHQQRTAVLFGSGAAVVLRVLLTVVAAKLLALPYLQIVGGALLLWIGTQLLSEEDEGEGEDKQYGTMLAAVRTILLADLVMSLDNVIAVAAAAQGNMVLLILGLAISIPLVIFGSTLMIKLMERFPIIVMLGAALIGWVGGETIVSDTILRDVLAANPWLHYAGAVAGAMVVVLAGRWLQKRGHTGKLAI; encoded by the coding sequence ATGGAATTTCTACAAACGACGGACTTCTGGATCGGTCTGCTCAAGATCGTCTGGATCAACATCATCCTGTCCGGCGACAACGCCGTGGTCATCGCGATGGCTGCACGTGCGCTGCCGCCGCACCAGCAGCGCACGGCCGTGCTGTTCGGCTCCGGTGCCGCGGTGGTGCTGCGCGTGCTGCTCACCGTGGTCGCGGCCAAGTTGCTGGCGCTGCCCTACCTGCAGATCGTCGGCGGCGCCCTGCTGCTCTGGATCGGCACGCAGTTGCTCAGCGAAGAAGACGAAGGCGAGGGCGAAGACAAGCAATACGGCACGATGTTGGCCGCCGTGCGCACTATTCTTCTGGCCGACCTGGTCATGAGTCTGGACAATGTGATCGCCGTCGCCGCGGCAGCGCAGGGCAACATGGTGCTTCTCATCCTTGGCCTGGCCATCAGCATTCCGCTGGTGATTTTTGGCAGTACGCTCATGATCAAGCTTATGGAACGTTTCCCGATCATCGTCATGCTTGGCGCCGCCCTCATCGGCTGGGTCGGCGGCGAGACGATCGTGAGCGATACGATCCTGCGCGATGTCCTGGCTGCGAATCCGTGGCTTCACTATGCCGGCGCGGTGGCCGGCGCCATGGTCGTGGTCCTCGCCGGTCGCTGGCTGCAAAAGCGCGGCCACACCGGCAAGCTGGCCATCTGA
- a CDS encoding pilus assembly protein, giving the protein MKNKPTAADTHGQGEPAFRLTAVLCALLVASFAPMAGAGVTDLSNQPLATLPTVKAKPNLLFVMDTSGSMNWSYMPDNLGASRSVTDEPYTNWYGYWSPQCNGVAYDPTSVYNPPLKADGTSYPNASFTAAWTDGYTGGTSTTPLDNSYYYSYSGSQPKMGWTYTSSGVVSNTFYKECSSAIGSTPGSSVFTKVTMTSSSADAQNYANWYSYYRKRYLLMRTAMGRAINTLDSNYRVGFSTIYDTTAQDGVTNFVDVADFDATQKAKFYTSLYAVPPTNGTPLPTALAQAGRYFAHKITGQSSDPMQYACQRNYTLMSTDGYWNSNNSVQLDGKTAIGQQDGTEVRPMKDDAASIVTKVTTYTAPATQNVTANYSSAETFTRTATTISSTNSGNKKNPKYNITTQTQVYTESTRTRADVTPQSGTASYTVTVVSTNGVDGSPVTSAVSYSSWVNSGAATSTVVQGADSGAPPSGSSSSWVNSGSAVVTTQTTPGNNVTTYSSAVANGWGAWVAGTTGTSSPVVGSYDNGTTVSTASTSGGSPNTLADVAEYYYKTDLRSSSLGNCTSSSSGSSQDVCADIVRPIDTDSATWQHMNTFTIGLGASGTLPYDKNYLTQTSGSYADLKSGAINWPTPNPSGDATNIDDLWHAAVNGRGQYYSALNAALLSEAINGVVTTVQKTNGSAAAASTSSLQLVAGTNNQVYQASYTTGSWTGDLLAFALNGADASVASTPTWSAQALLDTTSVGSRKIYFNSSGTLQAFSYSNLSTAQKAYFDNLCSQSVVASQCAGLSASDKTLANTGSNLVGYLGGVRTYESASGSVAALYRQRDHVLGDIINGAPVYVGKPPFSYADAGYATFLSNQSSRKPVVYVAANDGMLHAFSADTSDGGKELWAFIPSAVMPNLYKLADTSYASKHQYFVDGAPVMADIQVGNTWKTILVGGLNEGGQGYYALDITDPANPKVLWEFTDTNLGLSYGNPVVTKRADGTWVVAFASGYNNTSGDGMGHLYLLNANTGAKLLDISTGTGSSASPSGLAKINVWVDDPSNNTAKRFYGGDLQGNLWRFDTDNLVQPHQAAMQLAKFQINSTTPQPTTTKPETVEVKGVPVIVVATGRYLGVSDITDKTQESIYAVKDPLTSTGWGDVRANTSFVQQTFTVSGTTVSVTTNTVDWTSKAGWWVDFPNSGERVATNLGLQFNTLAIVTAIPNGDACASGGSSWRYYLNVANGGPVTNNPAGMLWSSNSLVVGMSWVKDSNGNVRILYQNSNGGLTPEIPPTVPSAGSGSAHRTSWRELAN; this is encoded by the coding sequence ATGAAGAACAAACCGACTGCCGCCGACACCCACGGGCAAGGCGAGCCCGCGTTCCGCCTCACCGCCGTGCTGTGCGCGCTGCTGGTCGCCTCGTTCGCGCCCATGGCTGGCGCCGGCGTGACCGACCTGTCGAACCAGCCCCTGGCCACGCTGCCCACCGTGAAGGCCAAGCCCAACCTGTTGTTCGTGATGGATACCTCCGGCTCGATGAACTGGAGCTATATGCCAGACAATCTGGGCGCATCCCGGTCAGTGACGGACGAGCCCTACACCAACTGGTACGGCTATTGGTCGCCGCAGTGCAACGGCGTGGCCTACGACCCGACCTCGGTCTACAACCCGCCGCTCAAGGCGGACGGCACGTCCTATCCCAATGCGAGCTTCACTGCAGCCTGGACCGATGGCTACACCGGCGGCACCAGCACGACCCCCCTGGACAACAGTTACTACTACAGCTACAGCGGCAGTCAGCCGAAGATGGGGTGGACCTATACCAGCAGCGGGGTCGTCAGCAACACCTTCTACAAGGAGTGCAGCAGCGCCATCGGCAGTACACCCGGCAGCAGCGTGTTCACCAAGGTCACGATGACCAGCAGCTCGGCCGACGCGCAGAACTACGCCAACTGGTATTCGTATTACCGCAAGCGCTATCTGCTGATGCGTACCGCCATGGGTCGCGCGATCAATACGCTCGACTCGAACTATCGCGTCGGCTTCAGCACCATCTACGACACGACTGCCCAGGACGGCGTGACCAACTTCGTGGACGTCGCGGATTTCGACGCGACCCAGAAGGCCAAGTTCTACACCAGCCTGTACGCTGTCCCGCCGACCAATGGCACCCCCTTGCCGACGGCACTCGCGCAGGCCGGCCGCTACTTCGCCCACAAGATCACGGGCCAGTCCAGCGACCCGATGCAGTACGCCTGCCAGCGCAACTACACGCTGATGTCGACCGATGGCTACTGGAACTCGAACAACAGCGTGCAGCTCGACGGCAAGACCGCGATCGGCCAGCAGGATGGCACGGAAGTTCGTCCGATGAAGGACGACGCCGCCAGCATCGTGACGAAGGTCACCACCTACACGGCTCCGGCAACGCAGAACGTCACCGCCAACTATTCGAGTGCAGAGACCTTTACGCGAACCGCGACCACGATTTCATCGACGAATAGCGGCAACAAGAAGAATCCCAAGTACAACATCACGACGCAGACCCAGGTCTATACGGAGAGTACGCGAACCCGAGCCGACGTGACACCGCAATCAGGTACGGCGTCTTACACGGTCACCGTGGTGTCGACCAACGGCGTGGACGGCAGCCCCGTCACGAGCGCCGTCAGCTATTCCTCCTGGGTCAACTCGGGCGCCGCGACATCCACCGTCGTGCAGGGCGCCGACAGCGGCGCACCTCCGTCAGGCAGCAGCAGCAGTTGGGTGAACAGCGGCAGCGCCGTGGTCACGACACAGACCACGCCCGGCAACAATGTCACGACCTATTCGAGCGCCGTGGCAAACGGCTGGGGAGCCTGGGTCGCGGGAACCACCGGCACCTCGTCACCTGTCGTGGGCAGCTACGACAACGGCACCACTGTCTCGACGGCATCGACTTCGGGCGGCTCGCCGAACACGCTGGCCGATGTCGCCGAGTACTACTACAAGACGGATCTTCGCAGCAGCTCGCTCGGCAACTGCACGTCGAGCAGTTCGGGCAGCAGCCAGGACGTCTGCGCCGACATCGTGCGTCCCATCGACACGGACAGCGCGACGTGGCAGCACATGAACACCTTCACCATCGGCCTTGGCGCCAGCGGCACGCTGCCCTATGACAAGAACTACCTGACGCAAACATCGGGCTCCTATGCGGACCTGAAAAGCGGCGCCATCAACTGGCCCACGCCCAACCCCAGTGGCGACGCCACGAACATCGACGACCTGTGGCATGCCGCGGTCAACGGACGCGGCCAGTACTACTCGGCGCTCAACGCCGCCCTGCTCAGCGAGGCCATCAACGGCGTCGTCACGACCGTCCAGAAAACCAATGGCTCGGCGGCGGCGGCATCGACCAGTTCCCTGCAACTGGTGGCGGGAACCAACAACCAGGTCTACCAGGCCAGCTACACCACGGGGTCGTGGACCGGAGACCTGCTGGCCTTCGCGCTCAACGGTGCGGACGCCTCGGTGGCCTCCACGCCGACATGGTCGGCGCAGGCCCTGCTCGACACCACATCGGTCGGCTCGCGCAAGATCTACTTCAACAGCTCGGGAACGCTGCAGGCGTTCTCATACAGCAACCTGAGCACGGCGCAAAAGGCGTACTTCGACAACCTCTGCTCCCAATCCGTCGTGGCTTCCCAGTGCGCCGGGCTGTCGGCCAGCGACAAGACGCTGGCCAACACCGGCTCCAACCTGGTCGGCTACCTCGGCGGCGTTCGGACCTACGAATCGGCCAGCGGCTCGGTCGCCGCGCTCTACCGCCAGCGCGACCACGTGCTGGGCGACATCATCAACGGCGCGCCGGTCTACGTGGGCAAGCCGCCGTTCAGCTACGCCGATGCCGGCTACGCGACCTTCCTGTCGAACCAGTCTTCACGCAAACCCGTCGTCTACGTCGCCGCGAACGACGGCATGCTGCACGCCTTCTCCGCCGACACGAGCGATGGCGGCAAGGAACTCTGGGCCTTCATCCCGAGTGCCGTGATGCCGAATCTCTACAAGCTGGCGGATACGAGCTATGCGTCGAAGCACCAGTACTTCGTCGACGGCGCGCCGGTCATGGCCGACATCCAGGTCGGGAACACCTGGAAGACGATCCTGGTCGGCGGCCTCAACGAAGGCGGCCAGGGCTACTACGCGCTCGACATCACGGATCCCGCGAACCCCAAGGTGTTGTGGGAGTTCACGGACACCAATCTGGGCCTCAGCTACGGCAATCCGGTCGTCACCAAGCGTGCCGACGGCACCTGGGTCGTGGCCTTCGCCTCCGGCTACAACAACACGAGCGGCGACGGCATGGGACACCTGTATCTGCTGAACGCCAACACCGGCGCCAAGCTGCTCGACATTTCCACCGGCACCGGCAGCAGCGCCAGCCCGAGCGGTCTGGCAAAGATCAATGTCTGGGTCGACGATCCGTCCAACAACACTGCCAAGCGCTTCTATGGCGGCGACCTGCAGGGCAACCTGTGGCGCTTCGACACCGACAACCTCGTGCAGCCCCACCAGGCCGCGATGCAGCTCGCGAAGTTCCAGATCAATTCGACCACGCCACAACCCACCACGACCAAACCCGAGACGGTAGAGGTCAAGGGCGTGCCGGTGATCGTGGTGGCAACGGGTCGCTACCTCGGGGTGTCCGACATCACCGACAAGACGCAGGAAAGCATCTATGCCGTCAAGGACCCGCTGACCTCGACCGGATGGGGCGATGTGCGGGCCAACACCAGCTTCGTCCAGCAGACCTTCACCGTGAGCGGAACCACAGTCTCGGTGACCACCAACACGGTGGACTGGACGAGCAAGGCGGGTTGGTGGGTCGACTTCCCGAATTCGGGCGAACGGGTGGCCACGAACCTGGGCCTGCAGTTCAACACCCTGGCGATCGTCACCGCGATTCCCAATGGCGACGCCTGCGCATCCGGCGGCTCGAGCTGGCGCTACTACCTCAACGTGGCCAACGGCGGCCCGGTGACCAACAATCCTGCCGGCATGCTCTGGAGCAGCAACTCCCTGGTCGTCGGCATGAGCTGGGTCAAGGACAGCAACGGCAACGTGCGGATCCTCTACCAGAACAGCAATGGCGGGCTCACGCCGGAAATCCCGCCGACCGTGCCGTCGGCCGGCTCGGGAAGCGCGCACAGGACATCCTGGCGCGAACTCGCGAACTAG
- a CDS encoding pilin translates to MNRRSFARRAQAGFTLIELMIVVAIIGILAAVALPAYQDYTVRAKMSEVVIAADTCKNAVTEAAQTGLTTAPVGNDFGCENDGTKTDVSRYVKSITTDAKGVISVTVQNIKAADPDGLVVTLTPYTDTAFATPAANADFTQPTNQVIKAWKCTGTVSQKYLPATCRT, encoded by the coding sequence ATGAACCGTCGTTCCTTTGCTCGCCGCGCACAAGCCGGCTTCACCCTCATTGAATTGATGATCGTTGTGGCGATCATTGGTATTTTGGCTGCTGTCGCTCTGCCTGCTTATCAGGACTACACGGTCCGCGCCAAGATGTCGGAAGTCGTTATTGCGGCCGACACTTGCAAGAACGCCGTCACCGAAGCCGCGCAAACCGGCCTGACGACCGCACCAGTCGGAAACGACTTCGGTTGTGAAAATGACGGAACCAAGACGGACGTTTCCCGCTACGTTAAGTCCATTACGACGGACGCGAAGGGCGTCATTTCTGTTACGGTTCAAAACATCAAGGCTGCCGACCCGGATGGCCTGGTTGTAACGCTGACGCCGTATACGGACACCGCGTTCGCAACTCCAGCCGCGAACGCCGATTTCACTCAGCCGACCAATCAAGTCATCAAGGCCTGGAAGTGCACCGGTACGGTGAGCCAAAAATATCTGCCAGCGACCTGCCGTACCTAA
- a CDS encoding CHASE2 domain-containing protein, translating to MTALRQHWARIAITLLPVVLALMHAGGWWRSPFLDALDHFIYDARLRATMPRTLDPRIVIVDIDDASLQQLGQWPWRRDQLARLATEVIDRQQADVLGFDVLFVEPDSFPAHDDPDTLFASALAGRPAVLGFYFTRSKEPQSRGRLPAPVLLPDSFPQSREYATRWNGFVGSIPPLAQGAPAAGFLNVLLDADPDGVVRSVPLIARYTGQVAQPGYYESLALAVFRMATDSRALVPVFAPGGAPGGAPPLQSLALANDAGQVRVPLDGTGSILVPYRGPGGAAGGSFRHIPAADVIHGELAPGELQGKIVLVGASAPGLEDLRSTPAGAAFPGVEVHANIISGLLDGRLYGVPDYAAGYESIVLVLAGLVLAFGLSLGTAQRAVVIALLTVAVVVGINALLFARANLVLPLGATLAMIAAAFGLNMSWGYLVEARASRRLANLFGSYVPRELVAEMQADPGRYSMRAESRELTVMFCDMRGFTQMAEHMAPVDLQDFLNVIFSRLTEVISAHRGTVDKYIGDCVMAFWGAPVDTPNHAELAVRAAIDMVAAVRELNEAHRGTGRPQINVGIGLNSGVMSVGDMGSAIRRSYTVVGDAVNLASRIEGLGVHYGVEIVATEASRALAPSLVWQELDCVRVQGKLNLVRIFTPVGVGDEPGTAGQDELERWNEVLSAYRAQDWQRGQAMLAPLMAMNAKKVLYRLYEQRLASMALQPKDPDWDGATRFESK from the coding sequence ATGACCGCACTGCGGCAGCACTGGGCGCGGATCGCGATCACGCTCCTGCCTGTCGTCCTCGCCCTCATGCACGCGGGCGGCTGGTGGCGATCGCCTTTCCTCGACGCGCTCGACCATTTCATCTACGACGCGCGCCTGCGCGCCACGATGCCGCGGACGCTCGATCCGCGCATCGTGATCGTCGACATCGACGACGCGAGCCTGCAGCAACTGGGGCAATGGCCCTGGCGCCGCGACCAGCTGGCGCGGCTTGCCACCGAAGTGATCGATCGCCAGCAGGCGGATGTGCTGGGCTTCGACGTGCTGTTCGTCGAGCCGGATTCGTTCCCCGCGCACGATGATCCGGACACCCTCTTCGCGAGCGCCCTGGCCGGCCGGCCGGCGGTGCTGGGCTTTTACTTCACGCGCAGCAAGGAGCCGCAATCGAGGGGGCGGCTGCCGGCGCCGGTGCTGCTGCCGGACAGCTTTCCGCAAAGCCGCGAATACGCAACGCGATGGAACGGATTCGTCGGAAGCATCCCGCCCTTGGCCCAGGGCGCCCCGGCGGCGGGCTTCCTCAATGTGCTGCTCGACGCCGACCCGGACGGGGTCGTCCGTTCGGTGCCGCTGATCGCGCGCTATACGGGGCAGGTCGCGCAGCCCGGCTACTACGAGTCGCTGGCGCTGGCCGTCTTCCGCATGGCCACGGATTCGCGCGCGCTGGTGCCGGTCTTCGCGCCGGGCGGCGCGCCGGGCGGTGCACCGCCGCTGCAGTCGCTCGCGCTCGCGAACGACGCGGGGCAGGTGCGGGTTCCGCTGGACGGCACGGGCAGCATCCTGGTTCCGTATCGGGGCCCGGGCGGCGCCGCAGGCGGCTCCTTCCGGCACATCCCGGCGGCCGACGTGATCCACGGCGAGCTCGCGCCGGGCGAGCTGCAAGGCAAGATCGTGCTGGTCGGCGCCAGCGCACCGGGGTTGGAGGACCTGCGCTCCACGCCGGCAGGCGCGGCCTTTCCCGGCGTCGAAGTGCATGCCAACATCATTTCCGGCCTGCTCGATGGCCGGCTGTACGGCGTTCCCGACTATGCGGCGGGCTACGAGTCGATCGTGCTGGTCCTGGCCGGCCTCGTCCTGGCCTTCGGACTGTCGCTCGGCACGGCGCAGCGGGCGGTGGTGATCGCCCTGCTGACCGTCGCCGTGGTGGTCGGCATCAATGCCTTGCTCTTCGCGCGTGCGAACCTCGTGCTGCCCCTGGGCGCCACGCTGGCCATGATCGCGGCGGCCTTCGGCCTCAACATGAGCTGGGGCTACCTGGTCGAGGCCCGCGCCAGCCGGCGGCTGGCCAACCTGTTCGGCAGCTACGTGCCGCGCGAGCTGGTCGCCGAAATGCAGGCCGACCCCGGGCGCTACAGCATGCGCGCCGAGAGCCGGGAGCTCACCGTGATGTTCTGCGACATGCGCGGATTCACGCAGATGGCGGAGCACATGGCGCCGGTGGACCTGCAGGATTTCCTGAACGTGATCTTCAGCCGCCTGACCGAGGTCATCAGTGCGCACCGCGGAACGGTCGACAAATACATCGGCGACTGCGTCATGGCGTTCTGGGGCGCGCCGGTGGACACCCCGAACCACGCCGAGCTCGCCGTCCGGGCAGCCATCGACATGGTGGCGGCGGTGCGCGAGCTGAACGAGGCCCATCGCGGCACGGGCCGGCCGCAGATCAACGTCGGCATCGGGCTCAATTCGGGCGTCATGAGCGTCGGCGACATGGGCTCCGCCATCCGCCGCAGCTACACGGTGGTCGGCGACGCGGTCAACCTCGCGTCGCGCATCGAGGGCCTCGGGGTGCACTACGGCGTGGAGATCGTCGCCACCGAGGCCTCGCGGGCGCTCGCGCCGTCGCTCGTCTGGCAGGAGCTCGATTGCGTCCGGGTCCAGGGCAAGCTCAACCTGGTGCGGATCTTCACGCCCGTCGGGGTCGGGGACGAGCCGGGAACCGCCGGGCAGGACGAGCTCGAGCGCTGGAACGAGGTGCTTTCGGCCTACCGCGCGCAGGATTGGCAGCGCGGCCAAGCTATGCTTGCGCCCCTTATGGCCATGAATGCCAAAAAAGTCCTTTACCGGCTCTATGAACAGCGATTAGCCTCAATGGCATTGCAGCCAAAAGACCCGGACTGGGACGGTGCGACCCGGTTCGAATCCAAATAG
- a CDS encoding MBL fold metallo-hydrolase, protein MQVRVLGCSGAIAKDCRTTSFLVDSDLLVDAGTGVGDLTLDEMAGIDDVLLTHSHLDHVAALPLMLDAIVSRRTRPLRVHALRATIEALRAHIFNNVIWPDFASIPSREAPFVSFHDLVIGQQLQLGTSTLKHIEVLPAVHTVPACGYAVCPAKGGPYWIFSGDTERNAPFWDRVNQLEVGMLVIETAFSNREKALARRSLHLSPSTLADELAQIAPGKDFPIYITHTKPAETEEIMSQIDDLTNGSSPDGKKGWDIRWLQASGVFEL, encoded by the coding sequence ATGCAGGTGCGTGTACTGGGGTGCTCCGGCGCCATCGCCAAGGACTGCCGCACGACTTCCTTCCTGGTCGACAGCGACCTGCTGGTCGACGCCGGCACCGGCGTGGGCGACCTGACCCTGGACGAGATGGCCGGCATCGACGATGTGCTGCTCACGCATTCGCATCTCGACCACGTGGCGGCGCTGCCGCTGATGCTCGACGCCATCGTCAGCCGCCGCACGCGGCCGCTGCGCGTGCATGCGCTGCGCGCCACCATCGAGGCGCTGCGGGCCCACATCTTCAACAACGTCATCTGGCCCGATTTCGCGAGCATCCCGAGCCGCGAGGCGCCGTTCGTGAGCTTCCATGACCTGGTGATCGGGCAGCAGCTGCAGCTCGGCACCAGCACGCTCAAGCACATCGAAGTGCTGCCGGCGGTCCACACCGTGCCGGCCTGCGGGTACGCGGTATGCCCCGCGAAGGGCGGCCCCTACTGGATCTTCAGTGGCGATACGGAGCGCAACGCGCCCTTCTGGGACCGCGTGAACCAGCTCGAGGTCGGCATGCTGGTGATCGAGACCGCCTTCAGCAACCGGGAAAAGGCGCTGGCGCGGCGCAGCCTGCACCTGTCGCCATCCACCCTGGCCGACGAACTGGCGCAGATCGCGCCGGGCAAGGACTTCCCGATCTACATCACCCACACCAAGCCCGCGGAAACCGAAGAGATCATGAGCCAGATCGACGACCTGACCAATGGATCGAGCCCGGACGGCAAGAAGGGGTGGGACATCCGGTGGCTGCAGGCCTCCGGCGTGTTCGAACTTTGA
- a CDS encoding Stp1/IreP family PP2C-type Ser/Thr phosphatase, which translates to MSNTIAPASVEAGALTWEFAALTDPGRVRANNEDTIAFDASLGLVLLADGMGGYNGGEVASGMAIALLQASFGRWLAHAGPHANPKAIRRALQAGTDEANAAILEAGIANVQLQGMGTTLVLATFGAQRVIVGHIGDSRCYRQRGEKLELLTRDHSLLQEQLDAGAITPQQAAQSPHRNLVTRALGIERHVELEMHDHTVQPGDLYLLCSDGLSEMVSDAQLFTLLLEDHALPEKATLLVAAANENGGRDNISVVLARAGGAGVPETTA; encoded by the coding sequence ATGTCGAACACGATCGCACCCGCATCCGTCGAGGCTGGTGCGCTGACGTGGGAATTCGCCGCGCTCACGGACCCGGGCCGCGTGCGCGCCAACAACGAAGACACGATTGCCTTCGATGCGTCCCTGGGCCTGGTCCTGCTGGCCGACGGCATGGGCGGCTACAACGGCGGCGAGGTGGCGAGCGGCATGGCGATCGCGCTGCTGCAGGCGAGCTTCGGACGGTGGCTCGCCCACGCCGGGCCGCATGCGAATCCCAAGGCGATCCGTCGTGCGCTGCAGGCGGGGACCGACGAGGCCAACGCCGCAATCCTCGAGGCGGGCATTGCCAATGTCCAGCTCCAGGGGATGGGGACCACCCTCGTGCTCGCCACCTTCGGCGCGCAGCGGGTCATCGTGGGTCACATCGGGGATTCGCGCTGCTACCGGCAGCGCGGCGAAAAGCTCGAGTTGCTCACGCGTGACCACTCACTGCTGCAGGAGCAGCTCGACGCGGGTGCCATCACGCCGCAGCAGGCGGCCCAGTCGCCGCATCGCAATCTGGTGACCCGTGCGCTCGGCATCGAGCGGCATGTCGAGCTCGAAATGCACGATCACACCGTGCAACCGGGCGACCTCTATCTGCTATGTTCGGACGGCCTGAGCGAGATGGTCTCGGACGCGCAGCTTTTCACACTTTTATTGGAAGATCACGCGCTCCCGGAAAAAGCAACACTTTTGGTTGCAGCAGCGAACGAAAATGGTGGCCGGGATAACATTTCCGTTGTTTTGGCCCGGGCCGGTGGAGCAGGAGTGCCCGAGACCACCGCTTAA
- a CDS encoding FHA domain-containing protein, translated as MPKLIVSIDGVVIKEVTLAKDRTTLGRRPYNDIVVDNLAISGEHAVLHMIGGDVYLEDLNSTNGTYVNGRPIKKQALEQNDVIEVGKYKIRYVAASGAADAPAATRAVVPPAPSGPIPLSSAPTVQAPLGGATPGVAVIRVLSGTGAGRELSLQKVVTTIGKPGVAVAAVTRRLHGYVVAPIDGGTALNGEPLGSEAVALQDGDVLELGGTRMQFVVS; from the coding sequence ATGCCGAAATTGATCGTTTCGATCGACGGCGTCGTCATCAAGGAGGTGACGCTCGCCAAGGACCGCACCACGCTGGGACGGCGGCCGTACAACGACATCGTTGTCGACAATCTCGCCATCAGCGGCGAACATGCCGTGCTGCACATGATCGGCGGCGATGTCTACCTGGAAGATCTCAACAGCACCAACGGCACCTACGTCAACGGGCGGCCGATCAAGAAGCAGGCCCTCGAGCAGAACGACGTCATCGAGGTCGGCAAGTACAAGATCCGCTACGTGGCCGCCTCGGGCGCTGCCGACGCTCCCGCCGCGACACGCGCGGTCGTTCCTCCGGCGCCTTCGGGGCCGATTCCCCTTTCATCCGCGCCGACCGTGCAGGCCCCGCTGGGCGGCGCCACGCCGGGCGTCGCGGTCATCCGCGTTCTTTCCGGCACCGGAGCCGGCCGCGAGCTCTCGCTGCAGAAGGTCGTCACGACCATCGGCAAGCCGGGCGTGGCGGTCGCCGCGGTCACCCGCCGCCTGCATGGCTACGTGGTGGCGCCGATCGACGGCGGCACGGCGCTCAACGGCGAGCCGCTCGGCAGCGAGGCCGTCGCTCTGCAGGACGGCGACGTGCTCGAGCTCGGCGGCACGCGGATGCAGTTCGTCGTCAGCTGA